The following are from one region of the Rhodopirellula sp. P2 genome:
- a CDS encoding beta-ketoacyl-[acyl-carrier-protein] synthase family protein has translation MPATSAQRVVITGIGVISPLGNTPEDLLNGLREGQSGIAPFTQIPTDALPISNGAEASAFTGHISDYGPLEKTLQRTIRKGSKVMCREIEMGVAAAQLALHHGGHNPDDFDRDRTGVVYGCDYIMSLPEEYAEGIAACTTDGEFDFTKWGDLGLPKVNPLWLLKYLPNMPASHIAIYNDLRGPNNSITLREASAGAALSEAVSTISRGHADALVVGATGSRVHTLRTLHASMQEKLAADTEDPSRMSRPFDTSRDGSVVGEGAGAFLCESLEHAEKRGATIYGEVIACSSSAVGPAAGDQPMRKGFANVLRGVLQAGRQNGFAPAEGKVDVGHIHAHGLSDVNTDACEAGAIADVFGFPGDQPPVTTAKGHLGNIGAGSGMVEMIASLQSLGSELFPIRNLNELDPNCLIAAVTSNDQPAGTSFINLNITPQGQTSAVWISKPR, from the coding sequence ATGCCAGCTACCTCCGCCCAACGCGTCGTGATCACCGGCATCGGCGTGATCAGCCCGCTCGGTAACACTCCCGAAGACCTCCTCAACGGCTTGCGGGAAGGCCAGAGCGGCATTGCTCCGTTCACCCAAATCCCAACCGACGCCTTGCCCATCAGCAACGGTGCCGAAGCCAGCGCCTTCACCGGCCACATCAGCGACTACGGGCCGCTGGAAAAAACGCTCCAACGAACGATTCGCAAAGGCAGCAAGGTCATGTGCCGCGAAATCGAAATGGGCGTCGCGGCAGCCCAACTGGCACTGCATCACGGCGGCCACAACCCCGACGACTTTGATCGCGATCGCACGGGTGTCGTCTACGGCTGCGACTACATCATGTCCTTGCCGGAAGAATACGCCGAAGGAATCGCGGCCTGCACGACCGATGGCGAATTCGACTTCACCAAGTGGGGCGACCTGGGTCTGCCCAAAGTCAACCCGCTGTGGTTGCTGAAGTACCTGCCCAACATGCCCGCTTCGCACATCGCGATCTACAACGACCTTCGCGGCCCCAACAACTCGATTACCCTTCGCGAAGCGTCCGCCGGTGCGGCGTTGTCCGAAGCCGTCTCCACCATCTCACGTGGCCACGCCGACGCCTTGGTCGTGGGCGCCACCGGATCTCGCGTTCACACACTGCGAACGCTGCACGCGTCCATGCAAGAAAAATTGGCCGCGGACACAGAAGACCCCAGCCGCATGTCACGTCCGTTTGACACCAGCCGTGACGGCAGCGTCGTTGGCGAAGGTGCCGGCGCATTCCTGTGTGAATCGTTGGAGCACGCTGAAAAACGCGGTGCGACCATCTACGGCGAAGTCATCGCTTGCAGCTCCAGCGCCGTGGGTCCCGCCGCGGGCGACCAACCGATGCGAAAGGGATTTGCCAACGTGCTTCGCGGAGTCCTGCAAGCCGGCCGCCAAAACGGTTTCGCCCCCGCCGAAGGCAAAGTCGACGTCGGACACATCCACGCTCACGGACTCTCCGACGTGAACACCGATGCTTGCGAAGCAGGTGCGATCGCCGACGTGTTCGGGTTCCCCGGCGACCAACCGCCGGTCACCACCGCCAAAGGCCATCTCGGCAACATCGGTGCCGGCAGCGGGATGGTCGAAATGATCGCCAGCCTGCAAAGCCTGGGCAGCGAACTGTTCCCAATCCGCAACCTGAACGAACTGGACCCCAACTGCCTGATCGCAGCGGTCACGTCCAACGACCAACCCGCCGGGACCAGCTTCATCAACCTCAACATCACGCCGCAGGGACAAACCTCCGCGGTCTGGATCTCAAAACCTCGCTGA
- a CDS encoding 4a-hydroxytetrahydrobiopterin dehydratase, translated as MKESTSAPDWKDRHCVPCEGGIDRVPAEAARRYLTDLPDWSLEEDGLQITRQLNTGDFRTAVRHLNAIAELAESEQHHPDLHLTRYRHLRVALTTHAIGGLSENDFVMAARIDQILS; from the coding sequence ATGAAAGAATCCACCTCCGCCCCCGACTGGAAAGATCGTCACTGCGTTCCCTGCGAGGGCGGGATCGATCGCGTTCCCGCTGAAGCCGCTCGGCGATACCTGACCGACCTGCCTGACTGGTCGCTCGAAGAGGACGGTCTGCAAATCACCCGCCAACTTAACACCGGTGACTTTCGGACCGCCGTGCGACATCTCAACGCCATCGCGGAACTGGCCGAATCCGAACAACACCACCCGGACCTGCACTTGACCAGGTATCGCCACCTGCGTGTGGCCCTGACCACACACGCCATCGGTGGGCTCAGCGAAAACGACTTCGTCATGGCAGCTCGCATCGACCAGATCCTCTCATGA
- a CDS encoding RNA polymerase sigma factor: MNAPADSPSADNDPDREEEIRLIGSIREGDQQAWQQLIDRYEGRLLAFARRRLGDQAASEDVVQETFVGFLVSLPNYDSRRKLESYLFSICSYKLTDHLRQSGRRPELPLLGRGSSSGSGSGDNVEASGVRLPSSICRSAERRELEQHLVTEVVQEQIANWQSRGNFEKLKAIELLFVLGRGNREVAEQLHLTQQQVANLKSDFLTRIAAVIKRKDLDLDVFPELRENA, encoded by the coding sequence ATGAATGCACCTGCTGATTCTCCGTCCGCCGACAACGATCCCGACCGCGAAGAGGAAATTCGCCTGATCGGTTCGATTCGGGAGGGAGACCAGCAGGCCTGGCAACAATTGATTGATCGGTATGAAGGACGGCTGTTGGCGTTTGCGCGCCGGCGTCTGGGGGATCAGGCGGCCAGCGAAGATGTGGTTCAAGAGACGTTTGTTGGGTTTTTGGTTTCCCTGCCCAACTACGATTCGCGGCGAAAGCTGGAGAGCTATCTGTTCTCGATCTGCAGTTACAAGTTGACGGATCACTTGCGGCAGAGCGGTCGCCGCCCAGAGTTGCCGTTGTTGGGCCGAGGCAGTTCGTCGGGTTCGGGCAGCGGTGACAACGTGGAAGCCAGCGGAGTTCGATTGCCGAGTTCGATTTGTCGAAGCGCGGAGCGTCGCGAACTGGAACAGCACCTGGTGACCGAAGTGGTCCAGGAACAAATTGCGAATTGGCAATCGCGTGGGAACTTCGAAAAGCTCAAAGCGATTGAGCTGTTGTTTGTGCTGGGACGAGGCAATCGCGAAGTGGCCGAGCAACTGCATTTGACGCAGCAACAGGTGGCGAATTTGAAAAGCGATTTTCTGACTCGGATCGCGGCCGTCATCAAGCGAAAAGATTTGGACCTGGATGTGTTTCCAGAGCTCCGCGAAAACGCTTGA
- a CDS encoding YihY/virulence factor BrkB family protein — MGFLKQTFSEFSKDRCSTLAAALAYYTAFALPPLLYLMLTVLTFGLSVMYDSEQATDKAQGILQSQASQMIGNPAAVDQIETIMNNHEQASGKWWKTLLSFAGILVGATGVVSALQGALNQVWEVKPDPENSGIKDMLAKRFLSFGMILGLGFLMLVSLVVSSVLTALGDQVGGWIGMSETVAQLANFGVQAVVVFVIFASIFKFMPDAVAKWRDVAVGAALTTILFLIGRYAMQLYFSMSEPGAQLGAAAASLAVLLVWVYYTAMIVLLGAEATQVYAVRYGDGIQPEPKAVRVVEQIKREGDRSSA, encoded by the coding sequence GTGGGTTTTCTCAAGCAGACGTTTTCGGAATTTTCAAAGGATCGCTGCAGCACGTTGGCAGCGGCTTTGGCGTACTACACCGCGTTTGCTCTGCCACCGCTGTTGTATTTGATGTTGACCGTGCTGACGTTTGGTCTGTCGGTGATGTACGACAGCGAGCAAGCGACCGACAAGGCGCAAGGGATTTTGCAATCGCAAGCGTCGCAGATGATCGGTAATCCGGCAGCGGTGGACCAAATTGAAACGATCATGAACAACCACGAGCAAGCCTCAGGGAAGTGGTGGAAAACGCTGCTGAGTTTCGCCGGGATTTTGGTGGGGGCAACGGGAGTTGTCTCGGCATTGCAGGGGGCGCTGAACCAGGTTTGGGAGGTGAAGCCGGATCCGGAAAACAGTGGCATCAAGGACATGCTCGCCAAGCGGTTCTTGTCGTTTGGAATGATCCTGGGACTCGGTTTTCTGATGCTGGTTTCGCTGGTTGTGTCCTCCGTGTTGACTGCCTTGGGAGATCAGGTGGGGGGCTGGATCGGGATGTCGGAAACGGTGGCGCAGCTCGCGAATTTCGGAGTGCAGGCGGTGGTGGTGTTTGTGATCTTTGCATCGATTTTCAAATTCATGCCGGACGCGGTCGCGAAGTGGCGTGATGTGGCGGTTGGCGCAGCACTGACAACGATTCTGTTTTTGATCGGGCGATACGCGATGCAGCTGTATTTCTCGATGAGTGAACCGGGGGCTCAGCTCGGCGCTGCGGCCGCGTCACTGGCCGTGTTGTTGGTTTGGGTTTACTACACCGCGATGATTGTGTTGCTGGGGGCAGAGGCCACTCAGGTGTACGCGGTTCGCTACGGGGACGGCATCCAACCCGAACCCAAAGCGGTTCGCGTGGTGGAGCAAATCAAACGAGAGGGCGATCGCAGCTCGGCGTGA
- a CDS encoding App1 family protein — MPQSAPPPVPNSLRNWLTRTAGTADEVADAAIRRIRQRWGPGVTPQIQAYTGFATADTIHLRGRVLANPPLDPDFHNDRWWQNLGHSWRRFASDEIPGVTLEGSFAGSSGRTTSDAEGYFQLDLPRNRSKTESEFWSLAHLAIVDDERITPFDSLTTCDVLQTPSHAKYAIVSDVDDTILRTGVTDIATMAKLTFFGNARTRAPLEGVASLYEWMQHDGHRFGPAVNPIFYVSSSPWNLSDLLEDFLQSNAIPKGPLFLRDLGIDQHKFIKQGHDRKLEQTRSLMNAFPELPFVLVGDSGQEDARLYATAAEEFGDRIRAIFIRDIDPDALSDHDQKVDRFTRQSLAAGVPMHLVKDSIEVSVIAERLGLLPKASLPAIAAATQRDQNRDAGLV, encoded by the coding sequence ATGCCCCAATCTGCTCCCCCACCGGTTCCCAACTCTCTTCGCAACTGGCTCACCCGCACCGCGGGGACGGCAGACGAGGTGGCGGACGCGGCCATCCGGCGAATCCGCCAGCGTTGGGGACCAGGCGTCACGCCTCAGATCCAGGCTTACACCGGGTTCGCGACCGCCGACACCATTCATCTTCGCGGGCGAGTTCTCGCCAACCCGCCCTTGGACCCTGATTTCCACAACGATCGATGGTGGCAAAACCTGGGGCATTCCTGGCGTCGATTTGCGAGCGACGAAATTCCCGGCGTCACCCTGGAAGGTTCTTTCGCAGGCTCCAGCGGTCGCACCACCAGCGACGCGGAAGGCTACTTCCAACTCGATCTGCCACGGAATCGCAGCAAGACCGAGTCTGAATTTTGGTCGCTGGCCCATCTCGCGATTGTGGATGACGAACGCATCACACCGTTTGACTCACTCACCACCTGCGACGTCCTTCAAACTCCTAGTCATGCAAAGTACGCCATCGTCAGCGATGTTGATGACACCATTCTTCGAACCGGTGTCACCGACATTGCCACAATGGCCAAGCTGACCTTCTTCGGCAACGCGCGAACCCGGGCTCCACTGGAAGGCGTTGCCTCGCTCTATGAATGGATGCAACATGACGGGCACCGTTTCGGGCCAGCTGTGAATCCGATCTTTTACGTTTCATCGTCGCCATGGAACCTGTCCGATCTGCTGGAAGACTTCCTCCAGAGCAACGCGATCCCCAAAGGCCCTCTGTTTCTGCGTGACCTCGGTATCGATCAGCACAAATTCATCAAGCAAGGTCATGATCGCAAGCTCGAACAAACGCGTTCCCTGATGAACGCTTTCCCTGAACTTCCATTCGTGCTGGTAGGGGATTCTGGTCAAGAGGACGCGCGTCTGTACGCGACCGCGGCCGAAGAGTTTGGCGACCGCATCCGAGCGATTTTCATTCGAGACATCGATCCAGATGCACTCAGCGATCACGATCAAAAGGTCGATCGTTTCACCAGGCAAAGCTTGGCAGCAGGCGTCCCGATGCACTTGGTCAAGGACAGCATCGAGGTCAGCGTCATCGCGGAACGCCTGGGCCTGCTACCCAAGGCGTCCTTGCCTGCTATCGCAGCAGCGACACAACGAGATCAGAATCGTGACGCTGGACTGGTTTGA